A single window of Gossypium hirsutum isolate 1008001.06 chromosome A10, Gossypium_hirsutum_v2.1, whole genome shotgun sequence DNA harbors:
- the LOC107936656 gene encoding cucumisin has product MAAQTSPLVRLSLIIFTLSMFIWCSHGSSDKRQVYIVYMGNLPKGKVSTTSLHTSMLHEVLPSSTVGSEVLLYSYHRSFNGFAAKLTKDEAAKLREKDGVVSVFRSQKKQLHTTRSWDFMGFNKKVKRSIIESDIIVGMLDTGIWPESQSFNDTGLGPIPKKWKGTCQSSSNFTCNRKIIGAKYYRANGDISPYDYKSPRDSEGHGTHTSSTAAGGLVSKASLYGIAKGTARGGVPSARIAVYKICWSDGCYDEDILAAFDDAIADGVDIISLSVGSFFSSEYFDDTIAIGAFHSMKNGVLTSNSAGNSGPILSSITNFSPWSLSVAASTIDRKFITKIKLGNGKIYEGTSINTFDLKGKMYPFIAGAAAPNTSQGYTSEDSRFCGPGTLNETLVKGKIVFCDYDSDGTGPAEAGAIGAVFQSGVYKDYVFPYSLPLSNLNLDDGRNVLNYVNTTENPTATIFKTNVEDDQFAPFVVSFSSRGPNPATPDILKPDVTAPGVDILAAWSEAVPLTETKDDTRIVPYNIISGTSMSCPHATGAAAYVKSFHPTWSPAAIKSALMTTAFPMSSKNNLEAEFAYGAGHINPAQAAQPGLVYDAGEIDYVKFLCGQGYTPKQLKLITESNFTCSEETNGAVWDLNYPSFTLSTSPGNSITGVFHRTVTNVGSPVSTYKVVVNAPPGLIIQVQPSVLSFKSLGQKLTFIVTVGAEIGNSMISGSLIWDDGVHQVRSPIVAYASLVE; this is encoded by the exons ATCCGAAGTTTTGCTCTACAGCTACCACAGGAGCTTCAATGGATTTGCTGCCAAATTGACCAAAGATGAAGCAGCTAAACTGAGAG aaaaagatggGGTGGTATCAGTTTTCCGTAGCCAAAAGAAGCAGCTTCACACAACAAGGTCATGGGACTTTATGGGATTCAACAAAAAGGTGAAAAGATCAATTATCGAAAGCGACATTATCGTCGGAATGCTTGATACTGGGATTTGGCCAGAATCTCAAAGCTTTAACGACACCGGACTCGGTCCGATTCCCAAAAAATGGAAAGGCACCTGCCAAAGCTCATCCAATTTCACTTGCAATAG GAAAATAATTGGAGCCAAGTATTATCGAGCTAATGGAGATATCAGTCCATACGATTACAAATCCCCGAGAGACTCCGAAGGTCACGGGACACATACTTCATCAACAGCTGCCGGTGGCTTAGTTAGCAAGGCAAGCTTATACGGGATAGCCAAAGGGACAGCTCGTGGTGGGGTGCCATCGGCTCGCATAGCAGTTTACAAAATTTGTTGGTCCGATGGTTGTTATGATGAAGACATTCTCGCAGCGTTTGACGATGCGATAGCCGATGGCGTCGACATAATCTCCCTTTCTGTTGGGAGTTTCTTCTCATCGGAGTATTTTGATGATACGATTGCTATCGGAGCTTTCCATTCGATGAAAAATGGTGTCTTGACATCGAATTCTGCCGGTAATAGTGGTCCTATTCTGTCATCAATTACAAACTTTTCGCCTTGGTCTTTATCAGTAGCTGCTAGTACCATTGATAGAAAGTTTATCACTAAGATCAAGCTCGGAAATGGGAAGATCTATGAG GGAACCTCCATAAACACATTTGATCTAAAGGGAAAAATGTACCCGTTTATCGCCGGTGCAGCTGCTCCGAACACGTCTCAAGGTTATACATCCGAGGATTCAAG GTTTTGCGGTCCAGGAACATTGAACGAAACCTTAGTGAAAGGCAAAATTGTTTTCTGCGACTATGATAGCGACGGTACAGGTCCGGCCGAAGCCGGTGCCATCGGTGCAGTGTTTCAAAGCGGCGTATACAAAGATTATGTTTTTCCTTATAGTTTACCTCTTTCGAACTTGAACTTGGATGATGGAAGGAATGTTTTAAATTACGTGAACACAACAGA AAACCCCACCGCAACAATATTCAAGACTAATGTTGAAGATGATCAATTCGCTCCGTTCGTTGTATCATTTTCATCACGAGGTCCTAACCCTGCTACACCAGACATCCTTAAG CCTGATGTTACAGCACCTGGGGTTGACATTTTAGCAGCATGGTCTGAAGCTGTCCCATTGACAGAAACTAAGGATGATACAAGAATTGTTCCTTACAACATTATTTCAGGCACATCCATGTCATGTCCCCATGCAACTGGTGCAGCCGCTTATGTTAAATCATTTCATCCAACATGGTCCCCTGCTGCCATTAAATCTGCCCTAATGACAACAGCTTTTCCAATGAGTTCCAAGAACAACCTCGAAGCCGAATTCGCATACGGTGCAGGTCATATAAACCCTGCACAAGCAGCCCAACCAGGATTGGTATATGATGCCGGCGAGATCGATTATGTTAAATTTTTGTGTGGACAAGGATATACCCCTAAACAACTCAAGCTCATAACCGAAAGCAACTTCACTTGTTCCGAAGAAACAAACGGAGCGGTGTGGGATCTAAATTATCCTTCTTTCACATTATCCACAAGTCCCGGAAATTCAATCACTGGAGTCTTTCATCGGACGGTGACGAACGTTGGGTCGCCAGTGTCAACATACAAGGTGGTCGTTAATGCCCCACCGGGTCTCATAATTCAGGTTCAACCAAGTGTACTTTCTTTCAAATCTCTTGGCCAAAAGCTAACGTTTATTGTGACAGTGGGAGCTGAAATTGGAAATTCAATGATATCTGGTTCATTGATTTGGGATGATGGAGTGCATCAAGTGAGGAGCCCCATTGTTGCTTATGCTTCCTTAGTGGAGTGA
- the LOC107936641 gene encoding cucumisin has translation MCLIVVGLNQVYIVYMGDLPKGDVSVSNIHIGMLEEIVPGVASDVLLYSYGRSFNGFAAKLTQDEAIKLKGKEGVVSVFPSQKKQLHTSRTWEFMGFNKKMRTSIIESDIIIGMLDTGVWPESESFNDTGFGPIPTKWKGTCQKSANFTCNKKIIGARYYLTDGDNGPEDFISPRDADGHGTHTTSTAAGGLVSQASLFGIAKGTVRGGVPSARIAVYKICWSYGCSDEGILAAFDDAIADGVDIISLSVGSSIPFDYFEDSIAIGAFHAMKKGILTSNSAGNGGPTPGSVVNVSPWSLTVAASTIDRKFVTKVKLGNGQIYEGATINTFDLKGKMYPFIYGGDAPNLTLGVASEFSRYCFPGALNATLVKGKIVFCEYFTDYEGVLEAGALGAVFQDTGNKDFQFSYPLPFSTLNVNDGRMIINYLNTTENPTATIFKTSQDNNQFAPFVVSFSSRGPNPITKDVLKPDLTAPGVDILAAWSEASTVTEDDTRRTRYNIISGTSMSCPHATGAAAYVKSFHPTWSPAAIRSALMTTAIPMTSNNNIEAELAYGAGHINPLQATDPGLVYDAGEIDYVKFLCGQGYTIANIQLISGNSSSCSEETDGTVWDLNYPSFALSSTPGKSITRVFHRTVTNVGSAVSNYRAVVNSPPGLIIQVQPSVLSFEYVGQQQSFVVTVGAELGNSMISGSLIWDDGVHLVKSPVVAYASIML, from the exons ATGTGTTTAATTGTTGTTGGATTGAACCAGGTTTACATTGTGTACATGGGTGACCTTCCGAAGGGTGATGTCTCCGTTTCGAATATTCATATCGGCATGCTCGAAGAAATCGTTCCCGG TGTTGCATCGGATGTTTTGCTCTATAGCTACGGTAGGAGTTTCAATGGATTTGCAGCTAAGTTAACCCAAGACGAGGCAATTAAACTTAAAG gaAAGGAAGGGGTTGTATCAGTGTTCCCTAGTCAAAAGAAGCAGCTCCATACATCAAGAACATGGGAATTTATGGGATTCAACAAAAAAATGAGAACATCAATCATTGAGAGTGATATCATTATTGGAATGCTTGACACTGGGGTTTGGCCCGAATCCGAAAGTTTTAACGACACTGGATTTGGTCCGATTCCGACCAAATGGAAGGGCACCTGCCAAAAATCGGCCAATTTCACTTGCAACAA AAAGATAATCGGAGCTCGATACTACCTGACCGATGGCGATAACGGTCCTGAAGATTTTATTTCTCCAAGAGACGCAGATGGTCATGGGACTCATACAACATCAACAGCTGCAGGTGGCTTAGTTAGCCAAGCCAGCTTATTCGGCATAGCCAAAGGAACGGTTCGTGGTGGGGTTCCGTCTGCACGTATCGCGGTGTATAAGATATGTTGGTCCTATGGTTGCTCCGATGAAGGCATTCTCGCTGCATTTGACGATGCAATAGCTGATGGTGTTGACATAATCTCTCTTTCGGTGGGGAGTTCCATTCCATTTGATTACTTTGAAGACTCGATCGCGATCGGCGCTTTTCATGCAATGAAGAAAGGGATCCTCACTTCGAACTCTGCCGGTAATGGCGGTCCGACTCCTGGATCCGTCGTGAATGTTTCACCTTGGTCACTAACTGTGGCAGCTAGTACGATAGATCGGAAGTTCGTTACGAAGGTGAAACTCGGTAACGGCCAAATTTACGAG GGTGCCACTATAAATACATTTGATCTCAAAGGAAAAATGTACCCTTTCATCTACGGTGGAGATGCTCCGAATTTGACCTTAGGCGTCGCATCTGAGTTTTCCAG GTATTGCTTTCCAGGGGCATTGAATGCAACATTAGTGAAAGGAAAGATCGTTTTTTGCGAGTACTTCACCGATTACGAAGGTGTATTAGAGGCCGGAGCCCTTGGTGCCGTGTTTCAAGATACAGGAAACAAGGATTTCCAATTCAGTTACCCTCTACCTTTTTCCACCTTGAATGTGAATGATGGAAGAATGATCATCAATTACTTGAATACAACAGA GAATCCAACAGCAACAATATTCAAGACCAGCCAAGACAATAATCAATTTGCCCCTTTTGTTGTTTCATTTTCATCTAGAGGCCCTAACCCTATAACAAAAGATGTACTCAAG CCCGACCTCACTGCACCAGGGGTCGATATCTTGGCGGCGTGGTCAGAAGCATCCACCGTGACAGAAGATGATACCCGAAGAACTCGTTACAACATTATTTCGGGTACATCCATGTCTTGTCCGCATGCGACCGGGGCTGCTGCTTACGTTAAATCATTTCATCCAACATGGTCCCCTGCTGCCATTAGATCTGCTCTAATGACAACAG CTATTCCGATGACTTCTAACAACAACATCGAAGCTGAGCTTGCGTACGGGGCAGGTCACATAAACCCTTTACAAGCAACCGATCCCGGATTGGTATACGATGCAGGGGAGATCGATTATGTTAAATTCTTGTGTGGACAAGGATATACCATTGCAAACATTCAACTAATAAGTGGAAATAGTAGCAGTTGTTCCGAAGAAACGGATGGTACGGTGTGGGATCTAAACTATCCGTCGTTCGCATTATCCTCAACTCCTGGAAAATCAATCACTCGAGTCTTTCATAGGACAGTGACGAATGTCGGCTCAGCAGTGTCGAATTATAGGGCAGTAGTTAACTCTCCGCCAGGGCTCATAATCCAAGTTCAACCGAGCGTGCTTTCTTTCGAATATGTAGGTCAACAACAATCGTTCGTTGTGACTGTTGGAGCTGAACTTGGGAATTCGATGATCTCCGGTTCTTTGATTTGGGATGACGGAGTTCATCTAGTTAAGAGCCCCGTCGTCGCTTATGCTTCAATAATGCTatga